Proteins co-encoded in one Candidatus Desulfatibia profunda genomic window:
- a CDS encoding DUF1016 family protein, whose amino-acid sequence MNEPKKELTFGRLVTSIRQIHDQMAAQAGKAVNVSLTLRNWMIGLYIFEFELRGTDRANYGEKLFSILAEQLTAIGVSNCNRRQLYRYYHFYKLYPTIVGTLSPQLQKYLPAEAASIQKVGTSSSQLQVAPETLIQRLSYSHLELIVDLDDVFKRVFYEIECIRGNWSVRELKRQISSLYYERSGLSKDKKKLAELVKSGAESAEPKLAIRDPYIFEFLGLKPKEVMGESALENRLLDKLQEFLLELGHGFCFEARQKRILIGDTHNFVDLVFYHRILKCHVLVELKLAEFSHENIGQLNTYVSWYKKNIMTDSDSPPVGILLCTQKDHTLVEYALAGMDNALFVSRYQVELPKKEDMQRFIEETIKEVGDGK is encoded by the coding sequence AAATCCATGATCAGATGGCCGCACAGGCAGGCAAAGCCGTCAACGTCAGCCTGACATTGAGAAACTGGATGATCGGTTTGTACATTTTTGAATTCGAATTACGAGGAACGGATCGTGCAAATTATGGTGAAAAGCTCTTTTCCATATTAGCCGAGCAACTGACTGCCATAGGGGTAAGCAATTGCAACCGACGGCAATTATACAGATATTATCATTTCTACAAACTCTATCCGACAATTGTGGGGACGCTGTCCCCACAATTGCAGAAATACCTTCCGGCAGAGGCTGCATCCATTCAAAAAGTGGGGACGTCGTCCTCACAATTACAAGTAGCGCCTGAAACCCTTATTCAACGACTATCATACAGCCACTTGGAACTTATTGTTGATCTCGACGATGTATTCAAACGTGTATTCTACGAAATTGAGTGTATCCGGGGAAATTGGTCCGTCAGGGAACTGAAACGACAGATCAGCAGCCTTTATTATGAACGAAGCGGATTGTCAAAAGACAAAAAGAAACTGGCCGAGCTGGTGAAGTCCGGCGCGGAATCTGCCGAACCGAAACTGGCCATTCGCGATCCTTATATCTTCGAGTTCCTCGGGCTAAAACCGAAGGAAGTTATGGGTGAATCCGCCCTTGAAAACCGGTTGCTTGACAAACTGCAGGAGTTCCTTTTGGAACTGGGCCATGGATTCTGTTTTGAAGCCCGGCAGAAACGTATCCTGATCGGCGACACGCACAATTTCGTCGATCTTGTTTTTTATCACCGTATCCTCAAGTGCCATGTCCTGGTGGAACTCAAACTGGCGGAATTTAGCCATGAAAACATCGGCCAACTCAACACTTACGTAAGCTGGTACAAAAAGAATATCATGACCGACAGCGACAGCCCGCCTGTGGGCATTTTGCTCTGCACTCAAAAAGATCATACACTTGTTGAATACGCCCTGGCTGGAATGGACAATGCCCTTTTCGTTTCCCGCTACCAGGTCGAGCTGCCTAAAAAGGAAGATATGCAGCGCTTCATAGAAGAAACGATCAAGGAGGTGGGCGATGGAAAGTGA